The Myripristis murdjan chromosome 4, fMyrMur1.1, whole genome shotgun sequence region TGTAGGAGTTTACCATTTGCTCTTGAAGGCAGCACAAGGTGTGGTGGCGTTATCGGACATCGTGTCTGGCCGGCAGTCTGTTTACCTTCCTTAACAGCTAACAATCaagttcacattttatttggcaTATCAGATGCGCGTCCCATTCAGATGGTGAGCCTTAGATGATGTAGTCAGTCTTTGCATTGAGAAGCAGGATTTGGGACTTTCTGGTGACTCAGTGGTCTAAGGTGCACACTGTGTCTTTGTAATGGCCTGGATTTGAAGGCTGACCTCATGGTGCATgtcaaactacacacacacaacaaacccttctgaccctctctgtctctttttattcCCAGCTGTCTAATGAAACAAACATCTTTCCCTCTCAGCCATCATCAAGAAATGATCTTGTTTTGTGTTCTACCTCTGTATGTACTTATAGTCCTAACAGTGTAAAAAGAAAAGGGGTAGTCAAGGGTTAGTCAACCCCACAAACCTATTTTGACTGAGAAAGAGGAATTTGATTGTGTGTTTCTAAAACAGCAGGCATCAGAGAGATTGTAAGTCCTGCTTGACTCAGACATTACGGAGTCCTCTTGATATTTTCGGACATCATTGAATAAGGCACACCACTGAGAGAGTCTTGTTGTTcactattacacacacacacagacagactttgTTTTGAGGAGTGCTGTGGGGAGTCTCTGTGTCAGAGCTCTCCATCCATCTGGTTTAATGAGCCAGCAGCTGCTTGTCAGAGTCAAGGCTGATAGACAAGCTCTGTCCCGGCGTGGACTTTAATTACCAGGGAGCAGAGTCTGAAATTAACACTCACCAAATGctggtacatttttttctttggtggcGAAATGAATAAGAGTCAAGCCTAATTTGGCTTGAAAATTAAAGTCAAAATGCGAAacactttgtgtgtatgtgcaagttCTGCCGTGTCATGATGAATTGCAAACTAGACGCTCTGTATAAATGATTGATGAAGTTTTAAAGTAACAGTTTTTCTAACAGTATATGCTTGAGGTGTGAAATAGCATTTTAAAATTAGCTGAGTTGACTTCATATGTCTgtgaaaaacatgcaaattattttttgtaGTTCTTTGTAGTTTACTTTACCCTGGAAGGTAGTGCTGAGCGATATTTTTGAACAAATTCCTTGGTATTGATATTGTGAGGATACTGAgaggatttttgatttttgataaacaatttGTTATGTGCATATGATGACAAAGCAGGTTCAGACAACAACAGAGCAGTTACAGTAGTCCTGGATACTGGACCACACCCTATGATACATGTTACTTCTCTCCACAACCAGAATGACTTTGACCTACAAGAACAGTTGCGTATAGGAATAAGATGATGTTggtttacagtcacacactgatactgataGGTTTCATGTGATCTGTGATATCTGACACAGTGGAGCACTGCCAGTGTTGTACTGAACAGAGCCATGTCAGTATATTACAAAATTCATAAATGATATTagatgcattttgtgtgtgtttctgggttATTAAATTTGTCTGCTAGTCACAGTGAGGAGGaatcaaaaatcttttttttccttcactgttGAACAGCAACGGATCGAGATCCAGAAACTGCGGCAGAATGACCACCTGATCCTGGGCTTCAGTATTGGAGGAGGGATAGACCAGGACCCTGGACAGAACCCCTTCTCTGAGGACAAGActgacaaggtgtgtgtgtgtgtgtgtgtgtgtgtgtgtgtgtgtgtgtgtgtgtgtgtgtgtgtgtgtgtgtgtgtgtgtgtgtgtgtgtgtgtgctttatctGTCAGCTCTCAATATGTTTACTGACTAGTACAGAACATTTCCCTGTGTCCCACTTCCCCTCAAATTTTTGAGTCCCCTTGTGTTTCAACGGTAAACTTCATTCagggatgtgattttttttttttttttccccaggtatcaggttgttgttttgtgtttgttggggTTTTTTGGACAGGTAACTTAAGTTTTACTTTTGACCTGCCCTTTTGTGTTCCTGATCACATCCATGTTGAGTGGAAAGTAGAGCAGCAGTAGTTTGGTAAGATGTAACAGAGGGGCAGGCCTGAACAGATTAGCTGCAGCCTCAGGTGGGAACAAAACCAGACACACTTAGCTGATGTCAGACAGGAGTtaacagtgttttccacacagcACTTTCATACCAGTCAGCTATACAGCATATACAATGAAAGTCAATACCTGTCGGCATTCCCAAACGCTAACTGCCTATTCAGCACAGTCTCACGCCCTTGCTTGCGTAAGACAGAggtaacacagaaaaaaaaattccactgtTGTGATGACGCTggttaaaaagcaaaatgatcAACTTGTTTAAAAATTACCTTTTAAAATGTCAGTATGGTGATTTTTCAGGTGTCTCCAGTTGCGACACGTTTCCAGACACTTTTGCGTATTCTGTTGGTTTGGATAATGATTTGTCTTTACTCACTCCATGAGGGAGGGATGAATACCTGGCGATGAAGATCAACAGTGAAGCCACCAGCAGCACTTTGCACTTAGCATGAATAAATTATACTGCAGTCTCTCATATCCAGCATGGACTCTGTATTAGCTGATTGTTAGAATGTTATGTTTTTGAGATGCCcctttcttattttatctaatGTTAGTTTGCTGTAGGTTTTTGGATGGTCATTGCTAAGCAGATAAATCAAGCCGTGTTTCAGTGATATAAGTCTGATCATTTGCATGCGAAGTAATGCATGTGCTTTTGTACACTAAAGGGCATCTACGTGACGAGAGTATCAGAAGGTGGACCAGCAGAGTTGGCGGGCTTGCAGATAGGAGACAAAATAATGCAGGTAAATGTTGCCTATCATCTGTTAAGTGTAATATCCACAAGATGGCGCTATCTGTACATGGAAGTCTGTACATATGAGGGAGGAGATGTGTATTAACAGCAAGATGAACCTTAATTCcctatttttttccagcttggTCTAACTAAACTATAGATTAATACAAGCGTATGCAGCTAActtctatttttatgtttcctttGTCCACTTTACCCTAGGTTAATGGCTGGGATATGACCATGGTGACCCACGACCAGGCTCGTAAAAGACTAACGAAGAAGAACGAGCAAGTGGTGCGGCTACTGGTGACCAGGAAGTCGCTGGAGGATGCTGTCAGACACTCTATGTCTAACTACCCCAAATAATCCCAATAACATGGCAGCACTATGCATACCACTGATTAATGCAATATCCAAGGACTGAACTTTGACATGTACTGAGACTCCCACAACGTAGGATAATGGCTGCAGCGTGGCCTTTCTACCCAgctcaatgcaaaaaaaaaaaaaaaaagcacacacacatacacacacacacacagactacatCAGATCTCCTGCTGTGCCACGAGTCACACAAGTCTGCACATGCCCATGCTGACTCGGGCTGATTAGTCAGCACTTTGTGAGGATGCTCTTCCTTTCTGTATTCATTCAAGCTCATCCACTCGaatcaattttttaaaatatccaTTCAATTCAAACAGATCTTCAAAAATGTCCAATTCCATGCACAAGGCTAGGCCTAATTACACTTGATGAGAGCACAACAAAAGTGCTTTGATTTTCAGTAATGATTTTTATAATTCCATGTTTGAAATACATTTGTAATCCTGGTATGAGTGGTGAGTGCCGGACACTAATAAGATgatttctcttctgtttttgtgcGACACTATTCGTTTTTCCAAAATATACTTGCATACATGATATTTCCCAACTGAAAGTTGAGTGCAGCACaatattcttgttttatttccatATAGCAGTATTTTCCACATCACATTTCTTTGCTAATAATTCTTTGGGAGTAATAATAGTCTCTCATAGTAGGGGCTAATTGTAGGTAAACAGACTTTCCAGATGCCTCAGCCTGAAGGACATCTTTGGCCGTGCTACAGATCAAATATTTTCTTAAAGTGTGAAATACATATGGGAAATTCAGTCCTGTTTATCGCATCCTCAGTAATTCCTCCGTACCTTTAATCTCATTTAAATACAAGAACCAATACTTTGCATATTGTCAGACATTCTTGTCAGGATTCGTCTGACATCAAAAACCAAAGTAAAATGTCAAGTAACTGTTGACTGTAACTGTAGACTGATCAATTTAAAGTTGTTCGCAATCATTTTATATGTGTACCAAGTTTGTATCACAAACTTTATACACACCTGacatgaacagttttttttttttcaatgcattGGAATTTGTTTTCACCAGTCCTCT contains the following coding sequences:
- the tax1bp3 gene encoding tax1-binding protein 3 produces the protein MSFVPGQPVTAVVQRIEIQKLRQNDHLILGFSIGGGIDQDPGQNPFSEDKTDKGIYVTRVSEGGPAELAGLQIGDKIMQVNGWDMTMVTHDQARKRLTKKNEQVVRLLVTRKSLEDAVRHSMSNYPK